Proteins encoded by one window of Xyrauchen texanus isolate HMW12.3.18 chromosome 24, RBS_HiC_50CHRs, whole genome shotgun sequence:
- the LOC127617876 gene encoding SERTA domain-containing protein 4-like isoform X2: MALVLSMNPFCEPEAEAPPPIYQPIWESEHCSKSCVSTLSSAGGDTQRLIEEPHHRRAPNHVIDRVAVSRISYFKRKFVENEESILSFRSYCHTVSPMLEERAHILRLSLEKLRFMDDPESFLRRSVLINNLLRRLRNEIIQSDWCFTSGPMATPCPLQTPATNIPLPPPALQPCMTPPGPHRKRLRLLRREVSECVPACCCLYAAGRYLQLPLPMDERDLYSNSNPSSSSSSSSSVRFPQLVDQEEEDSEEEEELDSVCPMMARCQAETREHNRTWEGLRAQSHRDKKTLVKEREKGKEKVGERVRGGEVTLGVSQQWLSDAIGTGHQGALARSHMRGK; encoded by the exons ATGGCTTTGGTCCTCTCTATGAATCCCTTTTGTGAACCTGAGGCCGAAGCCCCACCACCAATCTACCAGCCGATCTGGGAGTCTGAGCACTGCAGCAAAAGCTGTGTCTCAACCCTCTCATCAGCAGGGGGCGACACCCAAAGGCTCATAGAAG AGCCCCATCACAGACGAGCCCCTAATCATGTGATTGATCGTGTGGCTGTATCAAGGATCTCTTATTTTAAGAGGAAGTTTGTTGAGAATGAAGAATCCATTCTGAGCTTCAGGAGTTACTGTCACACT GTGTCACCCATGCTGGAGGAGCGTGCTCACATTCTCCGTCTTTCTCTTGAGAAGCTACGTTTCATGGATGACCCTGAATCCTTCTTACGGCGCTCTGTGCTCATCAACAACCTCCTCCGGCGCCTCAGGAACGAAATTATCCAGAGTGACTGGTGCTTCACATCGGGCCCCATGGCCACACCCTGCCCTCTCCAAACCCCAGCCACAAACATTCCTCTCCCCCCTCCTGCCCTGCAGCCCTGCATGACACCACCAGGACCCCACCGCAAACGCTTGCGTCTGCTGAGGAGGGAGGTGTCGGAGTGCGTCCCTGCATGCTGCTGTTTATACGCAGCTGGCCGCTACCTCCAGTTACCCCTGCCTATGGATGAACGGGATTTATACTCCAACTCCAACccttcttcatcatcttcatcatcatcatcggttAGATTTCCACAGCTGGTAGATCAGGAAGAGGAGGACAGTGAAGAGGAAGAGGAGTTGGACTCTGTTTGTCCTATGATGGCTCGGTGTCAAGCCGAAACCAGAGAGCATAACAGAACGTGGGAGGGTCTAAGGGCGCAGAGTCACAGGGATAAGAAGACCttggtgaaagagagagagaaagggaaagagaaagTTGGAGAGAGGGTTAGAGGAGGGGAGGTTACATTAGGAGTTTCACAGCAATGGCTTTCAGATGCTATAGGTACTGGACACCAGGGAGCCCTAGCGAGGTCTCACATGAGGGGGAAATAA
- the LOC127617876 gene encoding SERTA domain-containing protein 4-like isoform X1: MALVLSMNPFCEPEAEAPPPIYQPIWESEHCSKSCVSTLSSAGGDTQRLIEEPHHRRAPNHVIDRVAVSRISYFKRKFVENEESILSFRSYCHTQVSPMLEERAHILRLSLEKLRFMDDPESFLRRSVLINNLLRRLRNEIIQSDWCFTSGPMATPCPLQTPATNIPLPPPALQPCMTPPGPHRKRLRLLRREVSECVPACCCLYAAGRYLQLPLPMDERDLYSNSNPSSSSSSSSSVRFPQLVDQEEEDSEEEEELDSVCPMMARCQAETREHNRTWEGLRAQSHRDKKTLVKEREKGKEKVGERVRGGEVTLGVSQQWLSDAIGTGHQGALARSHMRGK; encoded by the exons ATGGCTTTGGTCCTCTCTATGAATCCCTTTTGTGAACCTGAGGCCGAAGCCCCACCACCAATCTACCAGCCGATCTGGGAGTCTGAGCACTGCAGCAAAAGCTGTGTCTCAACCCTCTCATCAGCAGGGGGCGACACCCAAAGGCTCATAGAAG AGCCCCATCACAGACGAGCCCCTAATCATGTGATTGATCGTGTGGCTGTATCAAGGATCTCTTATTTTAAGAGGAAGTTTGTTGAGAATGAAGAATCCATTCTGAGCTTCAGGAGTTACTGTCACACT CAGGTGTCACCCATGCTGGAGGAGCGTGCTCACATTCTCCGTCTTTCTCTTGAGAAGCTACGTTTCATGGATGACCCTGAATCCTTCTTACGGCGCTCTGTGCTCATCAACAACCTCCTCCGGCGCCTCAGGAACGAAATTATCCAGAGTGACTGGTGCTTCACATCGGGCCCCATGGCCACACCCTGCCCTCTCCAAACCCCAGCCACAAACATTCCTCTCCCCCCTCCTGCCCTGCAGCCCTGCATGACACCACCAGGACCCCACCGCAAACGCTTGCGTCTGCTGAGGAGGGAGGTGTCGGAGTGCGTCCCTGCATGCTGCTGTTTATACGCAGCTGGCCGCTACCTCCAGTTACCCCTGCCTATGGATGAACGGGATTTATACTCCAACTCCAACccttcttcatcatcttcatcatcatcatcggttAGATTTCCACAGCTGGTAGATCAGGAAGAGGAGGACAGTGAAGAGGAAGAGGAGTTGGACTCTGTTTGTCCTATGATGGCTCGGTGTCAAGCCGAAACCAGAGAGCATAACAGAACGTGGGAGGGTCTAAGGGCGCAGAGTCACAGGGATAAGAAGACCttggtgaaagagagagagaaagggaaagagaaagTTGGAGAGAGGGTTAGAGGAGGGGAGGTTACATTAGGAGTTTCACAGCAATGGCTTTCAGATGCTATAGGTACTGGACACCAGGGAGCCCTAGCGAGGTCTCACATGAGGGGGAAATAA